CGTTCCGCGGCCGTATCCGGGGGCAGGTATTTGCACCACCAGTGCAAATGGAGCGAGAGGGGTGTTCATGACCAGCAAACGGAAGCGGATCGCACTCGGTGGCGCGGTCGCCGCGGTGACGGTCGGAGCCTTGGTCGTGGTACAGAACAGCTTCGCCGCCACCATCCCGGGAACCCGCGCCGCGGCCGGGTGCCCGGACGTCCGGATCATCGTGACCCGGGCGTCCACCGAGGCGCCCGGCACCGGCATCATCGGCTCGCTGGCCACGGCGGTCACCCGGGCCAGCAAGCAGACCGTCACGACCGAGGCCACCGACTACCCGGCGCTGCTGAATCCGTACCCACCGAGCGTCGCGGCCGGTACCCGGGCGCTCACCCGGCAGCTCACCGACGCCGCCACCGGCTGCCCGGACGCAAAGATCGTGCTGATGGGCTACTCGCAGGGCGCGCACGTGATCGGCGACGTGCTGGCCGGCACCGGGCGGGTCAACGGGTTCACCCGCAGCGACGCGATCGGCGAGAACGTCGCCGACCGGGTCGTCGCGGTGGTGCTGATGGGTGACCCGCGCTTCGTACCGGGAAAGCCTTTCAACGCGGGCACGTCGCGGACGCAAGGTCTGTTCCCGCGCGGGGCCGACGCGGCCCTGGACGCCTTCGCGGACCGCACCCAGTCGTTCTGCGACACCGGGGACACCTTCTGCGCCAGTGGCCGGAGTGTCGCGGTCCACCTGAGCTACACCCGCAAGTACAACCGCGCGGCCAGCGCCTTCGTCCTGTCCAA
Above is a genomic segment from Actinoplanes ianthinogenes containing:
- a CDS encoding cutinase family protein is translated as MTSKRKRIALGGAVAAVTVGALVVVQNSFAATIPGTRAAAGCPDVRIIVTRASTEAPGTGIIGSLATAVTRASKQTVTTEATDYPALLNPYPPSVAAGTRALTRQLTDAATGCPDAKIVLMGYSQGAHVIGDVLAGTGRVNGFTRSDAIGENVADRVVAVVLMGDPRFVPGKPFNAGTSRTQGLFPRGADAALDAFADRTQSFCDTGDTFCASGRSVAVHLSYTRKYNRAASAFVLSKIGG